Below is a genomic region from Leifsonia sp. Root112D2.
GGTTGACCGTGAGTGTGGCCAGCTGGCTGGCCAGCTGCGCCCCGGCCGAGTCGCCCGCGAGCACGATCTGCGTGGGGTCGACGTTCAGTTCGTCGGCATGCTCGTTGATGTAGCGCAGCGCCTCGTTGAGCTGGTTCACCGCGGTGGGGTAGGTGGCATTGGGCCCCACCGTGTAGTTGACGCCGATCGTCGTGTAATTGTGCGAGGCGAGAATGCGCAGATACGGGTCGACGTTCTCCTTGGAGCCGGAGATCCAGGCGCCGCCGTGGATCCACACGATGGTGGGCAGTGGTGTGGTCGCGGAGGCGGGCGTGTACGCATCCAACGTGGTGTCTGCGCCATCCGTGCCGTAGCTCACATCGCTGTGCGTGGTGAGCTTGGTGTCGGGAACGTACGGCTCCATCTCCTCCTGGGTCGCCTTGCCGCCGGCCTCGAACACCGAGCGAATAAGAAGAGCGGATGGCCACGGGGTCGCTCCCGTGACCAGCGAAATGGCGATACAGACCGCCACAACCGTGATCACGATGCGGATTCTGCGGCCCGTGCGTCGCGAGACGGTGAATGCGTTGCCCCAGCGAGGCGGTCGTGCAACGGCCATGTCTACCCCCAGTCGACACCAGTGTGGCAGAAGATGGCTCGCGACGGTGCGGCAGTTGGCCCGGTACTCTGGAGCAGTGACCGAGAGCAGCTCTTCTTACCGCGAGGCCGGCGTCGACACGGCCGCCGGCGACCTGGCCGTCGAACTCATG
It encodes:
- a CDS encoding alpha/beta hydrolase, giving the protein MAVARPPRWGNAFTVSRRTGRRIRIVITVVAVCIAISLVTGATPWPSALLIRSVFEAGGKATQEEMEPYVPDTKLTTHSDVSYGTDGADTTLDAYTPASATTPLPTIVWIHGGAWISGSKENVDPYLRILASHNYTTIGVNYTVGPNATYPTAVNQLNEALRYINEHADELNVDPTQIVLAGDSAGAQLASQLATLTVNPDYANLLGITPALTSSQLAGTILNCGVYNMDNMAALTGIVGWGFKISLWGYTGTKNWSETYAGNTMSTMNFVTKDFPPTFISGGNGDGLTWLQSVPMSHALQQAGVDVTELFWPADHEPSLPHEYQFHLKKFEDAHTALNETVTFLQQHTH